From one Liolophura sinensis isolate JHLJ2023 chromosome 10, CUHK_Ljap_v2, whole genome shotgun sequence genomic stretch:
- the LOC135477042 gene encoding multiple epidermal growth factor-like domains protein 10 produces MRQGSGNCTCKAGWGGHLCNVNCTGGYYGPNCSMECGHCEQGVHCDMVTGLCPGPCSSGYLPPFCKAACQNMTYGEGCSGKCGHCANGATCDPVSGQCLSGCQGGWHGPYCAMQCPDGFYGNNCSLECGHCAHDVACDAVNGSCPKGCSDGYHGSNCSQECSPGSYGLDCAENCHHCKSGAHCNVFTGICPARCKAGYRGYICQIECTNGTYGEECAHFCGHCADGVSCDHVTGACPAGCLAGFKGSLCQTACTNGTFGANCSEQCPNCLDRSCDGVSGHCLEGCMPGFMGPGCDKACDDTHFGPHCSGTCGHCLNGTCDHVTGSCSLGCAPGYNGSHCNFPCPAGTFGLHCSEPCAHCHLGDICSSVDGGCPSGCAEGYYMAACNHTCQSGYFGRNCRHHCRNCLGENCNRTDGVCLLGCKPGYQGNMCETPCGNHTYGTGCNASCGHCNNNEACGFVSGECAGGCEEGWNGTLCQDSKSKVTIDATLCQDKCPDGWYGRDCVSSCGHCWNANVCDFKTGECLAGCDAGFNGTRCHDGKPTTGSRFSAS; encoded by the exons ATGCGACAAGGATCTGGGAACTGTACGTGTAAGGCAGGCTGGGGTGGACATCTCTGCAACGTTA ACTGCACTGGTGGATATTACGGCCCAAACTGCAGCATGGAGTGCGGACACTGTGAGCAGGGTGTACATTGTGACATGGTGACTGGGCTTTGTCCGGGGCCGTGCTCCAGCGGCTATCTGCCACCTTTTTGTAAAGCTG cttgccaaaatatgacgtATGGCGAAGGTTGCAGTGGAAAGTGTGGACACTGCGCTAATGGAGCGACCTGTGATCCAGTCAGTGGCCAGTGTCTGTCCGGCTGTCAAGGAGGATGGCACGGGCCTTACTGCGCAATGC AGTGCCCGGATGGTTTCTATGGTAACAACTGCAGCCTGGAGTGTGGACATTGCGCCCATGACGTAGCCTGTGACGCGGTCAACGGAAGTTGTCCAAAAGGATGTAGTGATGGATATCATGGTTCAAATTGCTCGCAAG AATGTTCTCCTGGTTCCTATGGACTGGACTGTGCAGAGAATTGTCATCACTGTAAGTCAGGGGCTCACTGTAACGTCTTCACTGGTATCTGCCCAGCGAGATGTAAGGCGGGCTATCGTGGATACATCTGTCAGATAG AATGTACGAATGGAACATACGGTGAAGAATGCGCACACTTCTGTGGGCACTGCGCAGATGGAGTTAGCTGTGACCACGTGACTGGGGCGTGTCCAGCTGGATGCCTGGCTGGGTTCAAAGGATCTCTCTGTCAGACAG CCTGCACCAACGGAACCTTTGGAGCAAACTGCAGCGAGCAGTGTCCCAACTGTTTGGACCGGAGCTGCGATGGAGTGTCGGGCCACTGCCTCGAAGGCTGTATGCCTGGCTTCATGGGACCCGGCTGCGATAAAG CTTGTGATGACACACATTTCGGCCCTCACTGTAGCGGAACGTGTGGACATTGCCTAAATGGGACATGTGATCACGTGACTGGATCATGCTCACTTGGCTGCGCCCCTGGGTATAATGGTTCCCACTGTAACTTCC CTTGTCCAGCTGGAACGTTTGGTCTGCATTGCTCCGAACCGTGTGCTCATTGTCACCTAGGGGATATATGCTCTTCAGTGGACGGTGGATGCCCATCGGGATGCGCTGAGGGATACTACATGGCTGCTTGTAACCATA CATGTCAGAGTGGATATTTCGGGAGAAACTGTCGCCACCACTGTAGAAACTGCCTCGGTGAAAACTGTAATCGTACTGATGGGGTCTGTCTCCTTGGCTGCAAGCCGGGATATCAAGGGAACATGTGTGAAACAC CGTGTGGCAACCATACATACGGAACTGGCTGTAACGCCTCATGCGGACACTGTAACAATAACGAGGCCTGTGGGTTCGTGAGCGGGGAGTGCGCCGGTGGTTGTGAAGAGGGCTGGAATGGCACCCTTTGCCAGGATAGTAAGTCAAAAGTAACAATTGATGCCACCCTCTGCCAGGATA AATGTCCCGACGGCTGGTACGGAAGAGACTGTGTATCGTCTTGTGGTCACTGTTGGAACGCCAACGTGTGTGACTTCAAGACAGGGGAGTGTCTTGCAGGGTGTGATGCTGGATTCAACGGAACACGTTGTCACGATGGTAAACCGACCACAGGGTCACGTTTCTCTGCCTCATAA